In one window of Gossypium arboreum isolate Shixiya-1 chromosome 4, ASM2569848v2, whole genome shotgun sequence DNA:
- the LOC108473799 gene encoding AT-rich interactive domain-containing protein 5-like: MDGSKPVLEETETEGQVPMEAETGAGEVKDQVQVEEDVRLEADQLVGDNPDSVAQQVIEDTSKALIVVGAQNEEKMKPEESVGVEDKSLAEIDTKMGVIDHDDEGGDGGGGGGPIHSHDNGLYGSPNSDMKPQDDDHGIDNGEQLKDLSTEREMNMQLATELGDKNPNLCFDNSGSDTEEEQAAFVKEVEAFYKEKNLEFKHPKFYKEDLNLLKLWRAVIKLGGYEQVTSCKLWRQVGESFNPPKTCTTVSWTFRIFYEKALLEYEKHKIHGGLLPHADTSFVEPNGVEAQAGSNQAPGSGRAKRDAAARAMRSWHSQRVLDNGEVCHPIIKDKTSSPTLKSDRQLKNFVVASGLLKRKKPSTLDSGVRVSQLKATKSQRSFGRLDTAVVDVGAPADWVKINVQKTVDCYEVYALVPGLLREEVHVQSDPAGRLVISGQPKELKNPWGVTPFKKVVSLPSRIDPHHTSAVVTLHGQLFVRVPFEAADV, encoded by the exons ATGGATGGTTCAAAACCAGTTTTGGAAGAAACAGAAACTGAGGGTCAAGTCCCAATGGAGGCCGAGACTGGAGCTGGTGAAGTTAAAGACCAAGTTCAAGTTGAAGAAGATGTGAGATTGGAGGCTGATCAGCTGGTTGGTGACAACCCAGATTCAGTAGCACAACAAGTCATTGAAGATACTAGCAAAGCTCTCATTGTTGTTGGTGCtcaaaatgaagaaaaaatgaaGCCTGAAGAGAGTGTTGGTGTTGAAGACAAATCTTTAGCTGAAATTGATACCAAGATGGGTGTTATTGACCATGACGATGAGGGTGGTgacggtggtggtggtggtggcccCATTCATTCACATGATAATGGTCTTTATGGAAGCCCCAACTCTGACATGAAACCCCAAGATGATGACCATGGCATTGACAATGGGGAACAGTTAAAGGACTTGTCTACTGAAAGGGAAATGAATATGCAATTAGCAACTGAACTTGGTGATAAAAACCCTAATCTATGCTTTGATAACTCAGGGTCAGACACTGAAGAAGAACAAGCAGCTTTTGTGAAGGAGGTTGAAGCCTTTTACAAGGAGAAGAACCTGGAATTCAAGCACCCTAAGTTTTACAAGGAGGATCTAAATTTACTTAA GTTATGGAGAGCTGTCATTAAATTAGGTGGCTATGAACAG GTGACCTCATGCAAATTGTGGAGGCAAGTGGGCGAATCATTTAACCCTCCGAA GACCTGTACTACTGTATCGTGGACATTCCGTATCTTTTATGAGAAG GCACTGCTCGAGTATGAAAAGCATAAAATACACGGTGGATTACTCCCTCATGCAGATACTTCATTTGTTGAGCCTAATGGAGTTGAAGCTCAG GCTGGTAGTAATCAAGCTCCTGGGTCAGGTAGGGCAAAGAGAGATGCTGCTGCTCGTGCCATGCGGAGCTGGCATTCTCAACGTGTTCTTGATAACGGTGAGGTCTGTCATCCAATCATCAAG GACAAGACCTCTAGTCCGACGCTCAAAAGTGACAGACAacttaaaaattttg TCGTGGCCTCAGGTTTATTGAAGCGTAAAAAGCCATCCACTTTGGACTCTGGTGTCCGAGTTTCTCAACTTAAAGCAACTAAATCACA GCGTTCTTTTGGTAGGTTGGATACCGCGGTTGTTGATGTCGGAGCCCCAGCTGATTGGGTGAAGATTAACGTGCAAAAAACC GTTGACTGCTATGAGGTCTATGCTTTGGTTCCCGGGCTTCTTCGTGAGGAG GTGCATGTTCAGTCTGATCCAGCAGGACGTTTGGTTATATCCGGTCAACCAAAGGAACTCAAAAATccttggggtgttacacccttcAAAAAG GTTGTCAGCTTGCCATCTAGAATCGATCCGCACCACACTTCAGCTGTGGTTACCCTGCATGGTCAATTGTTTGTCCGAGTCCCGTTCGAGGCAGCCGATGTATAA
- the LOC108471752 gene encoding cellulose synthase-like protein D4: MRSPGGANNAQGGSRNSTGQQVKFARRTSSGRYVSLSRDDIDMSGEMSGDYMNYTVHIPPTPDNQPMDNSIAARAEEQYVSNSLFTGGFNSVTRAHLMDKVIESEVTHPQMAGAKGASCAMSACDGKVMKDERGNDVMPCVCRFKICRDCYMDAQKDKGLCPGCKEPYKVGDYDDEIEYSNGTLKLPAPNGKRDPNNMSMMKRNQGGDFDHNRWLFETSGTYGYGNAFRDDMYGGDDGDERLQGDIENNDKPWKPISRKIPIDSAILSPYRLLVFVRLVVLAFFLHWRITNPNDDAIWLWTMSIVCEVWFAFSWILDQIPKICPVNRTTDLEVLREKFDLPSPSNPTGRSDLPGIDLFVSTADPEKEPPLTTANTILSILAVDYPVEKVACYTSDDGGALLTFEAMAEAASFADLWVPFCRKHNIEPRNPDAYFNLKIDPTKNKSRSDFVKDRRRVRREYDEFKVRINGLPDSIRRRSEAFNAREEMKMLKHLRETGADPMEKPKIQKATWMADGTHWPGTWAVGTSEHSKGDHAGILQVMLKPPSHDPLTGNGEDKLIDFTDVDIRLPMLVYVSREKRPGYDHNKKAGAMNALVRASAILSNGAFILNLDCDHYINNCKAIREGMCFMMDRGGEDICYIQFPQRFEGIDPSDRYANHNTVFFDGNMRALDGVQGPVYVGTGCMFRRFALYAFPPPNPDKLTQAKENETQPLTTGDLDPDLDVNLLPKRFGNSTMLAESIPVCEFQGRPIADHPAIKFGRPPGALRVPREPLDAVTVAEAVSVISCWYEDKTEWGERVGWIYGSVTEDVVTGFRMHNRGWRSVYCITKRDAFRGSAPINLTDRLHQVLRWATGSVEIFFSRNNALLATRKLKFLQRLAYLNVGIYPFTSFFLIVYCFLPALSLISGQFIVKQLNIFFLVYLMIITFCLIGLALLEVRWAQISLEDWWRNEQFWLISGTSSHFAACIQGLLKVIAGIEISFTLTAKSAGEDEDDIYADLYIVKWTSLMIPPIVIAMVNIIALMIAFARTLFGTGQWNMFIGGAFFAFWVLAHLYPFLKGLMGRRRKTPTIVFVWAGLIAIIISLLWLAINPGALGNLGAAGTGAGFVFP; this comes from the exons ATGCGTAGTCCCGGCGGTGCCAACAATGCTCAAGGTGGCTCACGTAATTCGACTGGACAACAAGTGAAGTTCGCTCGGCGGACGTCCAGCGGACGGTACGTTAGTTTGTCGAGGGATGACATTGATATGTCCGGGGAGATGTCGGGGGATTACATGAACTACACCGTGCATATCCCACCTACACCCGATAACCAACCGATGGACAACTCGATCGCCGCCAGAGCCGAAGAACAGTACGTTTCGAATTCGTTGTTCACCGGCGGGTTCAACAGCGTGACTCGAGCTCATTTAATGGATAAAGTGATCGAGTCCGAGGTGACTCACCCTCAAATGGCGGGTGCAAAGGGTGCCTCTTGCGCTATGTCTGCATGTGATGGCAAAGTCATGAAAGATGAACGTGGAAATGACGTAATGCCTTGTGTATGCAG GTTCAAAATATGCAGGGATTGTTACATGGATGCTCAAAAGGACAAGGGTCTCTGCCCGGGTTGCAAGGAACCATACAAGGTCGGGGATTACGATGATGAGATAGAATACTCGAACGGAACGTTGAAATTGCCGGCTCCGAATGGTAAAAGAGATCCTAATAACATGTCAATGATGAAAAGGAATCAAGGGGGAGACTTTGATCATAACCGATGGTTGTTTGAAACAAGTGGTACCTATGGATATGGTAATGCTTTTCGTGATGATATGTATGGTGGTGATGATGGTGATGAAAGACTCCAAGGTGACATTGAGAACAATGATAAGCCATGGAAGCCCATAAGTCGTAAGATCCCAATCGATTCTGCCATCCTTAGCCCTTACAG GTTATTGGTTTTCGTTCGATTGGTGGTGTTGGCCTTTTTCCTACATTGGAGAATTACGAATCCAAATGATGATGCTATATGGTTATGGACAATGTCAATTGTATGTGAAGTATGGTTTGCTTTCTCTTGGATCCTTGATCAAATTCCTAAAATATGTCCGGTAAATCGTACGACAGATCTCGAGGTTCTTCGAGAGAAGTTTGATTTACCGTCACCGTCAAATCCAACAGGACGATCGGATCTCCCGGGCATAGACTTGTTTGTATCGACTGCCGATCCAGAGAAGGAACCTCCACTTACCACTGCCAACACTATCCTTTCTATTTTAGCGGTTGATTACCCTGTCGAAAAAGTAGCGTGTTATACCTCCGACGATGGTGGCGCCCTCCTCACCTTCGAAGCGATGGCGGAAGCTGCAAGTTTCGCTGATTTATGGGTTCCATTCTGTCGGAAACACAATATCGAGCCGAGGAACCCTGATGCCTACTTCAACTTAAAAATCGATCCGACTAAGAATAAGAGTCGGTCCGACTTCGTAAAAGATCGAAGGAGGGTGAGAAGGGAATACGATGAGTTTAAAGTTAGGATCAATGGACTTCCCGACTCGATCCGAAGACGATCCGAAGCATTCAATGCAAGGGAagaaatgaaaatgctaaaacaCCTTAGGGAAACAGGAGCTGACCCTATGGAGAAACCTAAGATCCAAAAGGCAACATGGATGGCTGATGGTACACATTGGCCAGGAACTTGGGCCGTTGGAACCAGTGAACACTCTAAGGGCGACCATGCAGGAATTTTACAAGTCATGTTGAAACCACCAAGCCATGATCCACTTACCGGCAATGGCGAAGATAAGCTCATTGATTTCACCGACGTCGATATACGACTTCCGATGCTCGTTTACGTCTCGAGAGAGAAAAGACCGGGATATGATCACAACAAGAAAGCCGGTGCCATGAACGCGTTGGTTCGAGCATCTGCGATCTTATCGAACGGTGCGTTCATCCTTAACCTCGATTGTGATCATTACATAAACAATTGTAAAGCTATTCGAGAAGGGATGTGTTTTATGATGGATCGAGGCGGTGAAGATATTTGTTACATTCAATTCCCTCAAAGATTTGAGGGGATCGATCCTTCTGATCGTTACGCTAATCACAACACGGTGTTTTTCGATGGTAATATGAGAGCACTTGATGGTGTACAAGGGCCGGTTTACGTGGGTACTGGTTGTATGTTTAGGcgatttgctttgtatgcatttCCCCCTCCAAATCCTGATAAATTGACGCAAGCTAAAGAGAATGAAACGCAGCCATTAACGACCGGTGATCTGGACCCTGACCTGGATGTAAATCTGTTACCGAAGCGATTCGGGAATTCAACGATGTTGGCGGAGTCTATCCCGGTTTGTGAGTTCCAAGGTCGACCTATTGCCGACCATCCGGCTATTAAATTCGGACGACCTCCCGGTGCTCTTAGGGTACCTCGTGAACCACTCGATGCTGTCACTGTTGCTGAAGCTGTTTCCGTAATTTCTTGCTG GTACGAGGACAAGACAGAATGGGGGGAACGAGTAGGGTGGATTTACGGCTCAGTGACGGAAGATGTGGTGACGGGGTTCCGTATGCACAACCGTGGGTGGCGATCAGTATATTGCATAACCAAACGTGACGCATTCCGTGGGTCAGCTCCGATCAACCTTACCGATCGTCTTCACCAAGTGCTCCGATGGGCAACAGGCTCCGTCGAGATATTCTTCTCAAGAAACAACGCCCTCCTCGCTACTCGCAAGCTCAAATTCCTCCAACGTTTAGCTTACCTAAACGTCGGCATTTACCCATTCACATCATTTTTCCTCAtcgtttattgtttcctccccgCACTTTCACTAATCTCCGGCCAGTTCATCGTGAAACAATTGAACATCTTTTTTTTGGTTTACCTTATGATTATCACATTTTGCCTCATAGGTTTAGCACTCCTCGAGGTAAGATGGGCACAGATTTCACTTGAAGATTGGTGGAGAAATGAACAGTTTTGGCTCATATCAGGAACCAGTTCTCATTTCGCTGCATGTATTCAAGGTCTTTTGAAAGTAATTGCAGGTATTGAAATCTCATTTACATTAACAGCAAAATCAGCAGGTGAGGATGAAGATGATATATATGCAGATTTATACATAGTGAAATGGACTTCATTAATGATTCCACCTATTGTTATCGCCATGGTCAATATCATTGCTCTTATGATTGCTTTTGCGAGAACACTTTTCGGTACTGGACAATGGAATATGTTCATCGGAGGAGCTTTCTTTGCTTTTTGGGTTTTAGCTCATTTATATCCTTTCCTTAAAGGGTTAATGGGTCGACGAAGAAAAACACCCACCATTGTTTTCGTTTGGGCTGGTCTTATCGCCATTATTATTTCCTTGTTATGGCTCGCTATAAACCCAGGAGCACTCGGAAACCTCGGAGCCGCCGGTACCGGTGCTGGTTTTGTATTCCCTTAA
- the LOC108472608 gene encoding AT-hook motif nuclear-localized protein 25-like isoform X2, protein MESGAGSRYVHHLLGPELQLQRSSEPQFNSPEKQGTTDHPSAATTSSGGGSTTPGRRPRGRPAGSKNKPKPPIIVARDSPNSLRSHVLEISSGSDIVDSVSDYARRRGRGVCVLSGTGAVTNVTLRQPAAPPGSVVTLHGRFEILSLTGTSLPPPAPPGAGGLTVYLAGVQGQVVGGSVVGPLMASGPVVLMAASFANAVYDRLPLEEEDPPTVHEQQPAASQSSGLTGSGGGNNNNGGTTGTGVGGGGGGGVPFYNLGPNMGTYPFPGL, encoded by the exons ATGGAATCCGGTGCCGGTTCTCGTTATGTTCATCATCTACTTGGACCGGAGCTTCAGCTTCAAAGATCATCGGAACCCCAATTCAACTCGCCGGAGAAACAAGGAACAACAGATCATCCTAGCGCAGCCACTACAAGCTCTGGAGGAGGAAGTACCACTCCGGGAAGAAGACCTAGAGGACGTCCAGCGGGATCCAAGAACAAGCCGAAACCACCCATAATCGTTGCTCGCGacagtccgaactcgttgagatCCCACGTGCTCGAAATCTCTTCCGGTTCAGACATAGTTGACTCGGTGTCGGACTACGCACGGCGGCGCGGCCGTGGCGTTTGTGTACTCAGCGGGACCGGTGCCGTCACGAATGTCACGTTAAGGCAACCGGCTGCTCCACCTGGAAGTGTCGTAACACTACACGGTCGGTTCGAGATTTTATCTTTAACCGGGACTTCTCTCCCACCGCCAGCACCGCCTGGAGCTGGTGGATTGACGGTTTATCTCGCCGGAGTTCAAGGTCAAGTAGTCGGAGGAAGCGTGGTGGGACCGTTAATGGCTTCAGGTCCAGTCGTATTAATGGCTGCATCGTTCGCCAATGCAGTTTACGATAGGTTACCTCTCGAAGAAGAAGACCCACCAACCGTTCACGAACAACAACCAGCAGCTTCACAATCATCCGGATTAACCGGCAGTGGCGGCGGAAACAACAACAACGGTGGCACAACCGGAACCGGCGTAGGCGGCGGCGGCGGCGGCGGGGTTCCTTTCTATAATTTGGGACCAAACATGGGAACTTATCCATTTCCAG GATTATGA
- the LOC108472608 gene encoding AT-hook motif nuclear-localized protein 25-like isoform X1 — protein MESGAGSRYVHHLLGPELQLQRSSEPQFNSPEKQGTTDHPSAATTSSGGGSTTPGRRPRGRPAGSKNKPKPPIIVARDSPNSLRSHVLEISSGSDIVDSVSDYARRRGRGVCVLSGTGAVTNVTLRQPAAPPGSVVTLHGRFEILSLTGTSLPPPAPPGAGGLTVYLAGVQGQVVGGSVVGPLMASGPVVLMAASFANAVYDRLPLEEEDPPTVHEQQPAASQSSGLTGSGGGNNNNGGTTGTGVGGGGGGGVPFYNLGPNMGTYPFPGDVYGWSGSATRPPL, from the coding sequence ATGGAATCCGGTGCCGGTTCTCGTTATGTTCATCATCTACTTGGACCGGAGCTTCAGCTTCAAAGATCATCGGAACCCCAATTCAACTCGCCGGAGAAACAAGGAACAACAGATCATCCTAGCGCAGCCACTACAAGCTCTGGAGGAGGAAGTACCACTCCGGGAAGAAGACCTAGAGGACGTCCAGCGGGATCCAAGAACAAGCCGAAACCACCCATAATCGTTGCTCGCGacagtccgaactcgttgagatCCCACGTGCTCGAAATCTCTTCCGGTTCAGACATAGTTGACTCGGTGTCGGACTACGCACGGCGGCGCGGCCGTGGCGTTTGTGTACTCAGCGGGACCGGTGCCGTCACGAATGTCACGTTAAGGCAACCGGCTGCTCCACCTGGAAGTGTCGTAACACTACACGGTCGGTTCGAGATTTTATCTTTAACCGGGACTTCTCTCCCACCGCCAGCACCGCCTGGAGCTGGTGGATTGACGGTTTATCTCGCCGGAGTTCAAGGTCAAGTAGTCGGAGGAAGCGTGGTGGGACCGTTAATGGCTTCAGGTCCAGTCGTATTAATGGCTGCATCGTTCGCCAATGCAGTTTACGATAGGTTACCTCTCGAAGAAGAAGACCCACCAACCGTTCACGAACAACAACCAGCAGCTTCACAATCATCCGGATTAACCGGCAGTGGCGGCGGAAACAACAACAACGGTGGCACAACCGGAACCGGCGTAGGCGGCGGCGGCGGCGGCGGGGTTCCTTTCTATAATTTGGGACCAAACATGGGAACTTATCCATTTCCAGGTGATGTATACGGTTGGAGTGGTAGTGCAACGAGACCTCCCTTATAa